In Zunongwangia sp. HGR-M22, the sequence TTGTGCATTCGGTAAAAGCTTTATTCCGTCTTATAGAGGCTTTTATACACTTCTTGAAGGTTAAAAACAGGGCTACGATGAGTTGCTGTAAGGCGATTTTACTATTGAATAATCTTCTTAAATTATAAGCCAGAGCGATGAGTCCAAAATCTGCAGCAGCTGCTTTGATGCCCCTTTTGGTCATGATATGATCAAAACCCCATTGGCGCTTCATAGTGCCATAGGGATGCTCGACCAGCGCCTGCCTCTCTTTATAAAGCTCTCCGCTTTGTTCGACCCGCTTGGCGTTGCCTTGGATGTTCTGGGTAAATTGAGTGCGCTGTATAATCTTACCGTTAGCTTTGGCCGTGGTACACTTGCTGCGTACCGGGCATTCCTTACAGGCCTTGGTCTTGTATTGTTTAAACGTATAGTTTCGGGCTTTGTACCAGGAGCCATTGCTGTATAAAGTATTTCCCTGGGGGCAAGTATAGGCGTCATCATCAGGATTATAAATGAAGTTTTTAGCATTGTATTTAGGATCTGGCGCCTGACTTTTACGTCCAATGGCCGGAATGGCCACCAGGGTATCGATACCCAGACTATCGGCAATATGGAACTCGCTCCCGGTATGATAGCCTTTATCATAGAGTGCAGTAAAGGAATTTGATCGTAAAATGGACTTGGCCCTTCTGAGCATGAAGCCCATTGCTTTTTTATCATTCTGATTGGTGAGTTTATAATCGATCAGTAACTTATGTTTGGCATCTACGGTCGTTTGCGCGGTGTAGCAGACCTCGGTAACGGTTCCCCTTACAATTTGATGTCTGCTATCAGGATCAGAGGTCGATCGTTGTGGGTTTTCAGAAGAAGCATCCTTGTCTAATTGTTTTTGTATTGCCCGGTATTTGGTCTGTTGCTGTTTGCGCCCTTTAATTTGTTCTTTAATTTCTTCGGTTTTTTTCTGATCGCCATCAGCCTTGGCCAGTTCTTGGTTATGCTCTTCGAGCTTTCTATCGATGTACTCTAAGTGCCGCTGTATTTTCTTTTTGTTGTAGTTATTTTTTTTGCTGTTTTGCGCCCTTAGCTTGGTAGAATCCCCGGCAATAAGTGTTCCCCCGATCAGGTTGAAGTTACGGGCGATAGCCACGCTTTGCCGGAACACCTTTCGGATGGCTTTTGGGTTTTCTTTTCTAAACCGGGCAATGGTATTGTGATCGGGTTTTAAGTTTTTAATCAGCCAGATCACTTCAAT encodes:
- a CDS encoding IS1182 family transposase; the encoded protein is MEYQQGQDREQLSLYSTCLDDMIPEDNSVRLIDQFVNLIDLSQMGFQTIGTQGRPPYDPADLLKLFIYGYMNQMRSSRRLEKEAYRNIEVIWLIKNLKPDHNTIARFRKENPKAIRKVFRQSVAIARNFNLIGGTLIAGDSTKLRAQNSKKNNYNKKKIQRHLEYIDRKLEEHNQELAKADGDQKKTEEIKEQIKGRKQQQTKYRAIQKQLDKDASSENPQRSTSDPDSRHQIVRGTVTEVCYTAQTTVDAKHKLLIDYKLTNQNDKKAMGFMLRRAKSILRSNSFTALYDKGYHTGSEFHIADSLGIDTLVAIPAIGRKSQAPDPKYNAKNFIYNPDDDAYTCPQGNTLYSNGSWYKARNYTFKQYKTKACKECPVRSKCTTAKANGKIIQRTQFTQNIQGNAKRVEQSGELYKERQALVEHPYGTMKRQWGFDHIMTKRGIKAAAADFGLIALAYNLRRLFNSKIALQQLIVALFLTFKKCIKASIRRNKAFTECTTKNTDQSINFVFNTNFNYF